One stretch of Oncorhynchus clarkii lewisi isolate Uvic-CL-2024 chromosome 1, UVic_Ocla_1.0, whole genome shotgun sequence DNA includes these proteins:
- the LOC139415442 gene encoding protein-lysine 6-oxidase-like encodes MEAFSNYDLLDVITGRKVAEGHKASFCLEDTSCDPGVRRRFACTAHTQGLGPGCYDTYNANIDCQWIDVTDVPPGNYILKVTVNPAMQVQESDFSNNIVKCDIRYTGSYVHARNCRITGS; translated from the exons ATGGAGGCCTTCAGTAACTATGACCTGCTGGATGTCATCACAGGCAGGAAGGTGGCAGAGGGACACAAGGCCAGCTTCTGTCTGGAGGACACGAGCTGTGACCCGGGAGTCCGCCGACGCTTCGcctgcacagcacacacacag GGATTGGGTCCTGGTTGCTATGACACCTACAATGCCAACATTGATTGTCAGTGGATTGACGTCACAGACGTGCCACCAGGAAACTATATTCTCAAG GTGACGGTAAACCCAGCTATGCAAGTGCAGGAGTCAGATTTCTCaaacaacatagtgaagtgtgaCATCAGGTACACAGGAAGCTATGTCCATGCCAGGAACTGTAGGATCACTGG GAGTTAA